In Halorussus limi, a genomic segment contains:
- a CDS encoding AIR synthase family protein: MTDLGKVDRAFFDRYIYPNLGADRDDVALGPQHGVDFGVVEVGGRAVVLASDPLSLVPALGFEKAGWFAVHVALSDAAVSGIPPSHLSVTFTLPPEMTDEEFGAVWEAFDREASELGVSVVTGHTARYGGCRYPWVGGATTLAVGDPEEVVRPDGATPGDRLLVTKGPAVEVAGFLVTLFEDAVDLPDSTVEAAKERFWDMSPVRDALTAAAAGPVTAMHDATEGGLRGALVELAEAGGVRLDVNSSAVPVLPGVAESCDFFGIDPWAATSEGTLLLTVESGGAADVLDALESEGIPAAEIGEVREGEGVFVDGERARKPESDPSWAVFEEYAEKVGLE, translated from the coding sequence ATGACCGACCTCGGCAAGGTAGACCGCGCGTTCTTCGACCGGTACATCTACCCCAACCTCGGGGCCGACCGCGACGACGTGGCGCTCGGACCGCAACACGGCGTGGACTTCGGCGTCGTGGAGGTCGGCGGACGGGCGGTCGTCCTCGCGAGCGACCCCCTCTCGCTCGTCCCGGCGCTGGGGTTCGAGAAGGCCGGGTGGTTCGCGGTCCACGTCGCGCTCTCGGACGCCGCGGTCTCCGGAATCCCGCCCTCGCACCTCTCGGTCACGTTCACGCTCCCGCCCGAGATGACCGACGAGGAGTTCGGCGCGGTCTGGGAGGCGTTCGACCGCGAGGCCAGCGAACTCGGGGTCAGCGTCGTGACGGGCCACACCGCCCGCTACGGCGGGTGTCGGTACCCGTGGGTCGGCGGCGCGACCACGCTGGCGGTCGGCGACCCCGAGGAGGTGGTCCGGCCCGACGGCGCGACGCCGGGCGACCGCCTCCTCGTGACGAAGGGTCCCGCGGTCGAAGTCGCTGGTTTTCTGGTCACGCTGTTCGAGGACGCGGTGGACCTCCCCGATTCGACCGTCGAGGCGGCCAAGGAGCGGTTCTGGGACATGAGCCCGGTCCGGGACGCGCTGACCGCCGCGGCCGCCGGTCCCGTCACCGCGATGCACGACGCGACCGAGGGCGGCCTCCGGGGCGCGCTGGTCGAACTCGCCGAGGCGGGCGGCGTCCGCCTCGACGTGAACTCGTCGGCGGTACCCGTCTTGCCGGGCGTCGCGGAGTCGTGCGACTTCTTCGGCATCGACCCGTGGGCCGCGACGAGCGAGGGGACGCTCCTGCTGACGGTCGAGTCCGGCGGCGCGGCGGACGTGCTGGACGCCCTCGAATCCGAGGGTATCCCGGCGGCCGAAATCGGCGAGGTCCGGGAGGGAGAGGGCGTCTTCGTGGACGGCGAGCGCGCCCGGAAACCCGAGTCCGACCCCTCGTGGGCGGTCTTCGAGGAGTACGCAGAGAAAGTCGGCTTGGAGTGA
- a CDS encoding DUF5518 domain-containing protein: MTNWYAVGVGFVVMSVVGIVGLAVPGLGQLTAGLVGGFVAGYVAAGGAGRGAWHGLLAGSLGGIFVAAVLGVAVTAAGVAGFGPFGSLLGGGAFLVVLLVALVMGLESALAGALGGWIAEE, translated from the coding sequence ATGACGAACTGGTACGCGGTCGGCGTCGGATTCGTCGTCATGAGCGTGGTCGGCATAGTCGGTCTCGCCGTCCCGGGACTCGGCCAACTCACCGCGGGACTGGTCGGCGGGTTCGTCGCCGGGTACGTGGCCGCGGGCGGGGCCGGACGCGGGGCGTGGCACGGCCTGCTCGCGGGGTCGCTCGGGGGAATCTTCGTCGCGGCCGTCCTCGGCGTCGCGGTCACCGCCGCCGGCGTGGCCGGGTTCGGTCCCTTCGGGTCGCTCCTCGGCGGCGGGGCGTTCCTCGTCGTCCTTCTCGTCGCGCTCGTGATGGGACTGGAGAGCGCGCTCGCCGGGGCGCTCGGCGGGTGGATAGCCGAGGAGTGA
- a CDS encoding winged helix-turn-helix transcriptional regulator, which produces MSDADERLSVWCAGKDWCPITSTATLIGKKWHPVVVHRLLQGGPMGFNELKDDVDGISSKVLSDSLDDLEEKRLVNREIVSEKPVRVQYSLTERGESLESLIEEMHDWGAEHLTPADEKDGAIS; this is translated from the coding sequence ATGAGCGACGCCGACGAGCGACTCTCGGTGTGGTGCGCCGGAAAGGACTGGTGTCCCATCACCTCGACCGCGACGTTGATCGGGAAGAAGTGGCACCCCGTGGTCGTCCACCGACTCCTTCAGGGCGGCCCGATGGGGTTCAACGAACTCAAAGACGACGTGGACGGCATCTCCAGCAAGGTCCTCTCGGACAGCCTCGACGACCTCGAAGAGAAGCGACTGGTAAACCGCGAAATCGTGAGCGAGAAACCGGTTCGAGTGCAATACTCGCTGACCGAGCGCGGCGAGTCGCTCGAATCGCTCATCGAGGAGATGCACGACTGGGGTGCCGAACACCTCACTCCGGCCGACGAGAAGGACGGCGCCATCTCGTGA
- a CDS encoding DUF6735 family protein produces MGHRALLAYRRDDATDRSTDDAGDSAAERGDSADPPDAAYDLHRSHWGGAEFALLDRISADAPYAADTRFAVDPEPIATARSLADAAANHLDFLHHEAFYRVSADYRPTAFHPVWFGLEVDSDTVERSETVGHGALVEAVPEDANYFRGWVRGTKAVVGEMVDRGALGRGAAADYLADRVRSWTDDREVILPG; encoded by the coding sequence ATGGGACACCGCGCACTCCTCGCCTATCGACGCGACGACGCGACCGACCGCTCGACTGACGACGCAGGCGATTCCGCGGCCGAACGCGGCGACTCCGCCGACCCTCCCGACGCCGCCTACGACCTCCACCGCTCGCACTGGGGCGGCGCTGAGTTCGCACTCCTCGACCGCATCTCGGCCGACGCGCCTTACGCCGCCGACACGCGATTCGCGGTGGACCCCGAGCCGATAGCGACCGCTCGCTCGCTGGCCGACGCTGCGGCGAACCACCTCGATTTCCTCCACCACGAGGCGTTCTACCGCGTCTCCGCGGACTACCGGCCCACCGCGTTCCACCCGGTCTGGTTCGGTCTGGAAGTCGACAGCGATACCGTCGAGCGGAGTGAGACGGTCGGACACGGCGCGCTGGTCGAAGCGGTCCCCGAAGACGCGAACTACTTCCGCGGGTGGGTCCGGGGGACGAAGGCGGTCGTCGGGGAGATGGTGGACCGCGGGGCGCTCGGCCGCGGCGCGGCCGCCGATTACCTCGCCGACCGCGTTCGCTCGTGGACCGACGACCGGGAGGTGATTCTCCCCGGCTAA
- the nucS gene encoding endonuclease NucS has translation MTLADGDPAAADALHRPDPETARQRIATAIDRADMITVFGRCTVEYEGRAASHLGPGDRLVVLKPDGTALVHTDEGQKPVNWQPPGCAHEVRLADGEVRIESRRTGPEEELTVAFERVEQVSTFDVTDERDLSLSGTEEDLRQRILDDPGLVEEGFEPLATERETPAGAVDIYGKDREGATVVVELKRKRVGPDAVGQLDRYVEALERDLHADAEIRGILVSPSVTERARTLLGEKGLEFVSLGPPE, from the coding sequence GTGACACTCGCAGACGGCGACCCCGCGGCGGCCGACGCGCTCCACCGGCCCGACCCCGAGACGGCCCGCCAGCGCATCGCGACCGCCATCGACCGCGCCGACATGATAACCGTCTTCGGACGCTGTACGGTCGAGTACGAGGGCCGGGCCGCCAGCCACCTCGGGCCGGGCGACAGACTGGTCGTCCTCAAACCCGACGGCACCGCGCTGGTCCACACCGACGAGGGCCAAAAGCCGGTCAACTGGCAACCGCCGGGGTGCGCCCACGAGGTCCGCCTCGCCGACGGCGAGGTCCGAATCGAGAGCCGCCGGACCGGCCCGGAGGAGGAACTGACGGTCGCCTTCGAGCGGGTCGAGCAGGTCTCGACGTTCGACGTGACCGACGAGCGCGACCTCTCGCTGTCGGGCACCGAGGAGGACCTCCGCCAGCGGATTCTGGACGACCCGGGCCTCGTCGAGGAGGGATTCGAACCCCTCGCCACCGAGCGCGAGACGCCCGCCGGAGCGGTCGACATCTACGGCAAGGACCGCGAGGGCGCGACGGTCGTCGTGGAACTCAAGCGCAAGCGCGTCGGCCCGGACGCGGTGGGCCAACTCGACCGGTACGTCGAGGCGCTGGAGCGGGACCTGCACGCCGACGCCGAGATTCGCGGGATTCTCGTCTCGCCCTCGGTGACGGAACGCGCGAGGACGCTACTCGGCGAGAAGGGGTTGGAGTTCGTGTCGTTGGGGCCGCCGGAGTGA
- a CDS encoding DNA polymerase sliding clamp has translation MSESAPDTNSSDAADAPTRPFRAIVDADAIQMAVELVDALFDECHLRLEAEGLRMAGVDPATVASVELTLGRAAFESYETTGVHTGVDLSRLGDVVQMADSGQLVEFDLASETRTLEIHIDGLEYTLALLDPETIRRPPDSPSGGFDFAGEVVADADDFDRAVRAADMVSNHLALGIDDDEDAFYVEATGDTDDVSLALPAEDLADLTTGEAHSLFSLDYLTAIDRAMPTDAEIRLRLGIEQPATIAYEFADGAGSVEYVVAPRISSH, from the coding sequence ATGAGCGAATCAGCTCCGGACACGAATTCCAGCGACGCGGCCGACGCACCGACGCGACCGTTCCGTGCTATCGTGGACGCCGACGCGATACAGATGGCCGTCGAGTTGGTCGACGCGCTGTTCGACGAGTGTCACCTCCGTTTGGAAGCGGAGGGCCTCAGAATGGCTGGCGTCGACCCGGCGACGGTCGCTTCGGTCGAACTCACCCTCGGACGCGCCGCGTTCGAGTCGTACGAGACTACCGGCGTCCACACCGGTGTGGACCTCTCTCGCCTCGGGGACGTGGTTCAGATGGCCGACAGCGGTCAACTCGTGGAGTTCGACCTCGCGTCAGAGACGCGCACGCTCGAAATCCACATCGACGGCCTAGAGTACACGCTCGCGCTGCTCGACCCGGAGACGATTCGACGGCCGCCCGATAGTCCGAGCGGCGGATTCGACTTCGCCGGAGAGGTGGTCGCGGACGCCGACGACTTCGACCGGGCCGTCCGGGCCGCGGACATGGTCTCGAACCACCTCGCGCTCGGCATCGACGACGACGAGGACGCCTTTTACGTCGAGGCGACGGGCGACACCGACGACGTGTCGCTGGCGCTCCCCGCCGAAGACCTCGCGGACCTGACCACGGGCGAGGCCCACTCGCTGTTCTCGCTCGACTATCTGACTGCCATCGACCGCGCGATGCCCACGGACGCAGAAATTCGGCTCCGCCTCGGAATCGAGCAACCGGCCACTATCGCGTACGAGTTCGCCGACGGCGCGGGGTCGGTCGAGTACGTCGTCGCGCCGCGAATCTCCTCGCACTGA
- the mutS gene encoding DNA mismatch repair protein MutS: protein MDAALGPPEKMAENEDELTPMMSQYFELCRQYDDSLVLFQVGDFYETFCEAAERTARLLEIALTQREDSTGTYPMAGIPIDSAESYIETLLDAGYRVAVADQVQDPEETTSVVDRAVTRIVTPGTLTEDELLDTDDNNFVACLTEDYERYGLALLDVSTGDFYATSARREEAIADEVSRFAPAEAIVEPTAEATADLFDADCMVSPYDSAAFDSEAARERVSEYFGSPDTLLAHDAEVRACGALLAYAEYTRGGVEGSEDRVGNEDSDGSEGGKGKEDCDEGSETGPAERGRLDYLNHLTRYEPREYMLLDRVALSSLELFERRTVHGDADVTLLGVLDETACALGSRKLKDWLRRPLLDADRIEARLDAVEEWTHDVQAREEAREQLRDVYDIERLIARISRGRANARDLRSLKATLDVVPDLKAAMADFESERLVELREDLDELADVRDLIDRAIREDPPREITEGEVIRRGYDDELDELRDTEREGKAWIDDLEARERERTGIDSLKVGHNSVHGYYIEVTNPNLDAVPDDYNRRQTLKNSERFYTPELKEREDEILRAENRADDLEHELFREVRATVAAESERVQAVADALARLDVLAALAEVAATRDYARPEIGGDGIHIEGGRHPVVERTQQSFVPNDAHLDSDESFAVITGPNMSGKSTYMRQVALVTVLAQTGSFVPAASARIAPVDRVFTRVGASDDIAGGRSTFMVEMTELAAILEGATDESLVLLDEVGRGTSTTDGLAIARAVTEHVHDEVGALTLFATHHHELTETAADLPRAFNLHFAAEGTDEEVVFDHDVRRGAATASYGVQVAREAGVPDEVVGRARELLAEAEAADVDVEDGTEESEGEAPEPAPKAIADGATDELAERLRDVDVATMTPLEAMNELAELKREVE, encoded by the coding sequence ATGGACGCGGCGTTGGGGCCACCCGAGAAGATGGCCGAAAACGAGGACGAGCTGACGCCGATGATGAGTCAGTACTTCGAGCTCTGTCGGCAGTACGACGACTCGCTCGTGCTGTTTCAGGTCGGAGATTTCTACGAAACATTTTGTGAGGCCGCCGAGCGGACCGCCCGACTGCTCGAAATCGCGCTGACCCAGCGCGAGGACTCGACCGGCACCTACCCGATGGCGGGCATCCCAATCGACAGCGCCGAGTCGTACATCGAGACCCTGCTCGACGCGGGCTACCGGGTCGCGGTCGCCGACCAAGTGCAGGACCCCGAGGAGACCACGAGCGTCGTGGACCGCGCGGTGACTCGCATCGTGACGCCGGGCACGCTGACCGAGGACGAACTGCTCGACACCGACGACAACAACTTCGTGGCCTGCCTGACCGAGGACTACGAGCGCTACGGGCTCGCCCTGCTCGACGTCTCGACCGGCGACTTCTACGCGACCAGCGCCCGCCGGGAGGAGGCCATCGCCGACGAGGTGAGTCGGTTCGCGCCGGCGGAGGCCATCGTGGAACCGACCGCCGAGGCCACCGCGGACCTCTTCGACGCCGACTGCATGGTCTCGCCCTACGATTCGGCCGCCTTCGACTCTGAGGCGGCCCGCGAGCGCGTCTCGGAGTACTTCGGGTCCCCCGACACGCTGCTCGCGCACGACGCAGAAGTGCGGGCCTGCGGTGCCCTGTTGGCCTACGCCGAGTACACCCGCGGGGGCGTGGAAGGTAGCGAGGACAGGGTCGGAAATGAGGACAGTGACGGAAGCGAGGGCGGCAAAGGAAAAGAAGACTGCGACGAGGGAAGCGAGACCGGCCCGGCCGAGCGGGGCCGCCTCGACTACCTCAACCACCTGACTCGCTACGAACCGCGCGAGTACATGCTTCTAGACCGGGTGGCGCTCTCCAGTCTCGAACTGTTCGAGCGCCGGACGGTCCACGGCGACGCCGACGTGACCCTGCTCGGCGTGTTGGACGAGACCGCCTGCGCGCTCGGGAGTCGGAAACTCAAAGACTGGCTCCGGCGGCCCCTGTTGGACGCCGACCGCATCGAGGCGAGACTCGACGCGGTCGAGGAGTGGACTCACGACGTGCAGGCCCGCGAGGAGGCCCGCGAGCAGTTGCGGGACGTGTACGACATCGAGCGCCTCATCGCTCGCATCTCGCGGGGCCGGGCCAACGCCCGGGACCTGCGGTCGCTGAAAGCCACCTTGGACGTGGTTCCCGACCTGAAGGCCGCGATGGCCGACTTCGAGTCCGAGCGACTGGTCGAACTCCGCGAGGACTTGGACGAACTCGCGGACGTGCGGGACCTGATAGACCGCGCGATTCGCGAGGACCCGCCGAGAGAAATCACGGAGGGCGAGGTGATTCGCCGGGGGTACGACGACGAACTCGACGAACTGCGCGACACCGAGCGCGAGGGCAAGGCGTGGATAGACGACCTCGAAGCCAGAGAGCGCGAGCGGACCGGCATCGACTCGCTGAAAGTCGGGCACAACTCGGTCCACGGCTACTACATCGAGGTGACGAACCCGAACCTCGACGCGGTGCCCGACGACTACAACCGCAGACAGACCCTGAAGAACTCCGAGCGGTTCTACACGCCGGAACTCAAGGAGCGCGAGGACGAGATTCTGCGGGCCGAGAACCGGGCCGACGACCTCGAACACGAGTTGTTCCGGGAGGTCCGGGCGACGGTCGCCGCCGAGTCCGAGCGAGTGCAGGCCGTCGCCGACGCGCTCGCCCGCCTCGACGTGTTGGCCGCGCTGGCGGAGGTGGCCGCCACCCGCGACTACGCCCGACCCGAAATCGGCGGCGACGGGATTCACATCGAGGGCGGTCGCCACCCCGTCGTCGAGCGTACCCAGCAGTCGTTCGTGCCCAACGACGCCCACCTCGATTCCGACGAGTCGTTCGCGGTCATCACCGGCCCGAACATGTCGGGCAAATCGACGTACATGCGGCAGGTCGCGCTCGTCACGGTCCTCGCCCAGACCGGGAGTTTCGTCCCGGCGGCGAGCGCCCGCATCGCGCCGGTGGACCGCGTGTTCACCCGCGTCGGCGCGAGCGACGACATCGCCGGGGGTCGCTCGACGTTCATGGTCGAGATGACCGAACTCGCCGCGATTCTGGAGGGCGCGACCGACGAGTCGCTGGTCCTGCTGGACGAGGTGGGTAGAGGCACCAGCACGACCGACGGTTTGGCCATCGCCCGCGCCGTGACCGAACACGTCCACGACGAGGTGGGCGCGCTGACCCTCTTCGCGACCCACCACCACGAACTCACCGAGACCGCGGCCGACCTGCCGCGGGCGTTCAACCTCCACTTCGCGGCCGAGGGGACCGACGAGGAGGTGGTCTTCGACCACGACGTGCGCCGGGGCGCGGCCACCGCCTCGTACGGCGTGCAGGTCGCCCGCGAGGCCGGGGTGCCCGACGAGGTGGTCGGGCGGGCGCGGGAACTGCTCGCGGAGGCGGAGGCGGCAGACGTGGACGTCGAGGACGGGACCGAGGAGTCCGAAGGAGAAGCCCCCGAACCAGCACCGAAGGCCATCGCCGACGGCGCGACCGACGAACTCGCCGAGCGACTCCGAGACGTGGACGTGGCGACGATGACGCCGCTGGAGGCGATGAACGAACTGGCGGAACTGAAACGCGAAGTGGAGTAA
- a CDS encoding thioredoxin family protein: protein MTDTDAITREKPVHLADEAELDAFVAEHDLALVDFYTKGCSLCQAIEPVVGNVARATDAAVGMLNPRDDLSLVEAHDVRSVPTLLLFEDGELVGRMAEGFQGTESVVEFVESRGRTTEQSDE, encoded by the coding sequence GTGACCGACACCGACGCAATCACCCGCGAGAAGCCGGTTCACCTCGCCGACGAAGCGGAGTTGGACGCCTTCGTCGCCGAACACGACCTCGCGCTGGTCGACTTCTACACGAAGGGCTGTTCGCTCTGTCAGGCCATCGAACCCGTGGTGGGCAACGTCGCCCGCGCGACCGACGCCGCGGTGGGGATGCTCAACCCCCGCGACGACCTCTCGCTCGTCGAGGCCCACGACGTGCGGAGCGTGCCGACGCTCCTGCTGTTCGAGGACGGCGAACTAGTGGGCAGGATGGCCGAGGGGTTTCAGGGGACCGAGTCGGTCGTGGAGTTCGTGGAGTCGCGCGGGCGGACGACCGAGCAGTCGGACGAGTAG
- a CDS encoding DUF7344 domain-containing protein, which produces MSNTDSDAEMYEWNGGPNLGTMNDSTLNQAFDLLRNQRRRYVLKTLHTEPETVFSVDKIADNVLTHDPEAGDRDSVLVDLHHKILPRLADESIIDFDARTGTVRYRGGELVDDLLVTLTE; this is translated from the coding sequence ATGTCTAATACTGATTCTGACGCCGAGATGTATGAATGGAACGGTGGGCCAAACCTCGGTACGATGAACGACTCCACGTTGAATCAAGCGTTCGACCTACTCAGGAATCAACGGCGGCGCTACGTTCTCAAAACGCTTCACACGGAACCTGAAACAGTGTTCTCGGTCGATAAGATTGCCGACAATGTACTCACGCACGACCCCGAGGCTGGCGACCGTGACTCCGTACTGGTCGACCTTCACCACAAGATACTGCCGCGATTAGCAGACGAGAGTATCATCGACTTTGACGCACGAACCGGCACCGTTCGGTATCGCGGCGGCGAACTCGTTGACGACCTCTTGGTCACGCTCACCGAGTAA
- a CDS encoding DUF7344 domain-containing protein: MSDDEFNQGRQQETPVVSDGGTSLPTRIFGALAHQRRRCVLYYLRDHEQASIDDLASHLTVFEQDIPRNEMTPEAIKQVKTTLVQIHLPKLDDYGLIDYDRRSETVCCTYAPDLLDDALDIAATIDNYP; encoded by the coding sequence ATGTCTGACGATGAGTTCAACCAAGGGAGACAACAAGAAACCCCGGTCGTCAGCGACGGTGGCACATCGCTCCCGACTCGAATCTTTGGAGCGCTTGCCCACCAACGACGGCGGTGCGTCCTCTACTATTTACGTGACCACGAACAGGCCTCTATCGATGACCTCGCCAGTCACCTCACCGTGTTCGAGCAGGACATCCCACGAAACGAGATGACGCCGGAGGCCATTAAACAGGTCAAGACAACCCTCGTCCAGATTCATCTCCCGAAACTCGATGACTACGGCCTCATTGACTATGACCGACGAAGTGAGACCGTCTGTTGTACCTATGCACCGGACCTCCTTGATGACGCCCTCGACATCGCGGCGACTATCGATAACTACCCATAA
- a CDS encoding FAD-dependent oxidoreductase yields MPDNTYDVVVVGGGVAGRSAGIYTARNGLETLILDAGGSILRRNARLENYPGFPAGVDARLLLDAMADQAERAGCEFREAEVTRVSRADDGGTAASDDRFRIETGDGDEYRSRYVVAATKNATDYLDSLDALELVERGKTFVSTDERGRSSVEGLYAAGRLAGKPHQAIVAAGHGAEVGVTLLEDDDRPFYHDWVAPERYFTGRGRDVPPGCEEIGDDERERREAESLDAMGEYFDEPRDDEPEMHPSVADDE; encoded by the coding sequence ATGCCAGACAACACGTACGACGTGGTCGTCGTGGGCGGCGGTGTCGCCGGCCGGTCGGCGGGCATCTACACGGCGCGGAACGGCCTCGAAACGCTAATTCTCGACGCTGGCGGCTCCATCCTCCGGCGGAACGCTCGACTGGAGAACTACCCGGGGTTCCCGGCGGGAGTGGACGCCCGCCTCCTGCTCGACGCGATGGCCGACCAGGCCGAGCGCGCCGGGTGCGAGTTCCGGGAAGCCGAGGTGACGCGCGTGAGCAGGGCCGACGACGGTGGAACGGCCGCGAGCGACGATCGCTTCCGAATCGAGACCGGAGACGGCGACGAGTATCGGTCGCGGTACGTCGTCGCGGCGACGAAGAACGCGACCGACTACCTCGACTCGCTCGACGCGCTGGAACTGGTCGAGCGGGGCAAGACGTTCGTCTCGACCGACGAGCGCGGCCGGAGCAGCGTCGAAGGGCTGTACGCCGCCGGGCGACTCGCGGGCAAGCCCCATCAGGCAATCGTGGCCGCCGGCCACGGGGCCGAAGTCGGGGTGACGCTCCTCGAAGACGACGACCGGCCGTTCTACCACGATTGGGTCGCTCCCGAGCGGTACTTCACCGGCCGCGGCCGGGACGTGCCGCCGGGGTGCGAGGAGATAGGCGACGACGAGCGCGAGCGCCGCGAGGCCGAGTCGTTGGACGCGATGGGCGAGTACTTCGACGAACCGCGCGACGACGAACCGGAGATGCACCCGAGCGTGGCCGACGACGAGTAA
- a CDS encoding alpha-amylase domain-containing protein, translating to MPRITKGDGDSIPRRNVLKGIGALGAAAAGAKFATGDAAAVGSGAAYQYYHTDWATIESDLSTIAGQGYDAIQVPPAQFSRVYKHEREYTGEKYDPPLGYQPIDLLNFDSEFGTESEYRSMVDEAHNQGLDVIADAVVNHMAAGGDTFERKVTLDDIPQFGSDDFHPKCDIDYSSDYSVEGCWLVGLRDLKHESSYVRGELKKYVDKYRDVGVDGIRWDAAKHVPESFFADYANHWASDVYTVGEVIPESYDGKSKLDYLQGYADTGMSVTDYKLYHVMKNEVFYGPGGDMSKLAGAGFVNRDPYSALTFAGNHDSPDPAQSLLAHAFILTYEGYPRVYSEDYGVGDDAIGNLLWIRNNLAGGAAYDRVTDSNVYVFERYNNVLVGINNSTSWQTRSAYTSWRNRDLNDYTGDQNSRADGNGYAEVSIPPEGYVALAP from the coding sequence ATGCCAAGAATAACCAAGGGAGACGGTGACAGTATCCCCCGGAGGAACGTGCTGAAAGGAATCGGTGCGCTCGGTGCGGCCGCCGCGGGCGCGAAGTTCGCCACGGGCGACGCGGCCGCGGTCGGGTCGGGCGCGGCGTACCAGTACTACCACACCGACTGGGCGACCATCGAGAGCGACCTCTCGACGATTGCCGGTCAGGGCTACGACGCGATACAGGTCCCGCCCGCCCAGTTCAGTCGGGTCTACAAGCACGAACGGGAGTACACGGGCGAGAAGTACGACCCGCCGCTGGGCTACCAGCCAATCGACCTCCTGAACTTCGACAGCGAGTTCGGCACCGAGTCGGAGTACCGGTCGATGGTCGACGAGGCCCACAATCAGGGACTGGACGTCATCGCCGACGCCGTCGTCAACCACATGGCCGCGGGCGGCGACACCTTCGAGCGGAAGGTGACGCTCGACGATATCCCGCAGTTCGGCAGCGACGACTTCCACCCGAAGTGCGACATCGACTACTCCAGCGACTACTCGGTCGAGGGGTGCTGGCTCGTCGGCCTGCGCGACCTGAAACACGAGTCGTCGTACGTCCGGGGCGAGTTGAAGAAGTACGTGGACAAGTACCGCGACGTCGGCGTGGACGGTATCCGTTGGGACGCCGCCAAACACGTCCCCGAGTCGTTCTTCGCCGACTACGCCAACCACTGGGCGAGCGACGTCTACACCGTCGGCGAGGTCATCCCCGAATCGTACGACGGCAAGTCGAAACTGGACTACCTGCAGGGGTACGCCGACACCGGAATGTCCGTCACCGACTACAAACTCTACCACGTGATGAAAAACGAGGTGTTCTACGGACCCGGCGGCGACATGAGCAAGTTGGCCGGGGCCGGGTTCGTCAACCGCGACCCGTACAGCGCGCTGACCTTCGCGGGCAACCACGACAGTCCCGACCCGGCCCAGTCGCTGCTGGCGCACGCGTTCATTCTCACCTACGAGGGGTATCCCCGCGTCTACAGCGAGGACTACGGCGTCGGCGACGACGCCATCGGGAACCTGCTCTGGATTCGGAACAACCTCGCCGGCGGCGCGGCCTACGACCGCGTCACCGACTCGAACGTGTACGTCTTCGAGCGGTACAACAACGTCCTCGTCGGCATCAACAACTCGACGAGTTGGCAGACGCGCTCGGCCTACACCAGTTGGCGGAACAGGGACCTCAACGACTACACCGGTGACCAGAACAGTCGCGCCGACGGGAACGGCTACGCCGAAGTCTCAATCCCGCCGGAGGGCTACGTTGCGCTCGCACCGTAG